The region TACGCCGACTGCCCCATCCGCTGTGACTTCGGAGATGCCGCCATGCTGAACAGAACCCGTCCTCGTTCCCGACGCGTCAACGCCCGGGGCCCGCTGAAACGTCCGATGTCTACGCGGTGCGCAGCCCGCGGTATGCAACCGGGCCTCGTGCTTGTCGCCGCGGTCGCCGTGTGCTGCTGGATGGTGTGGCAACGAGCCGGGTGGGCTGAGTCCACCCACGTTGTCGCTCTGGCCCGGACGCTCGACGAAGTGCTCACCAACATCCGCAACTGGATCATGGGCTGCTCGCGCTCGTCGCGACCGTGTTCCTGACACTGGGCGGGCTGAGGTACGTGGCGAGCAACGGTGAGCCGGGGGAGCTGGAGAAGGCCAAGCAGGCTCTGCGTAACGCGGGCATCGGCTATCTGCTGACCGCGTTGGCTCCGGTGTTGGTCGACATCCTCAGGCAGATCGTGGGTGCGTGACCATGGCCCCTGCCGTCGAGGCACCGCGCGCCGCGGTCCCGTCCCAGGCGCCGAATCCGGGGACGTCGGAGTCCGAGTGCGGGTTCACCAACGTCCCGGCGTGTGTGTCGGATGCGATCGAGGCGTTCTTCCGGGATCTGGTCACCCCGGGGCTCAATGAGGTGCTGCGGATGCTGGCGGATTCGTTATTGGTCACGCCGCAGCTGGATCAGATCCCGGTGATGGGCGAGATCTGGACGCGGTCGCAGCACATCGTGCTCGCCGTGTACGCGGTGCTGATCATGTTGGCGGGATTGATCGTGATGGCCTACCAAAGCCTGCAAACGCGCACCACGATCAAGGAGATACTGCCGCGCATCGCGATCGGTTTTCTGGCGGCCAACATGTCGCTGCTGTTGTCCGGGCACGCCATTGGTTTGGCGAACGCGCTGTCGCGTGCGGTGCTCGGTGAGCAGCTCGATCCGCAGCAAGCCGGGCGCGTCATGGCGGAGACGTTGATGCACGATCTCGACGGCGGCGGGCTCTTTCTTCTGTTCATGGCGCTGGCGTTGCTGGTGATGCTCATCGTGGTGCTGTTGACCTACATCGTGCGAGTCACGCTCGCCATTGTTCTGCTCGCTGCCGCCCCTCTTTTGCTGATGTGCCACGCGTTGCCGCAAACCGAAGCGGTCGCGTTCTGGTGGTGGAAAGCCTTCGGCGGTGTGTCGGCAATCCAGGTGGCTCAGTCGCTCGCGCTGGTCGGTGCGCTGAAGCTGTTCTTCACGCCCGGCGCGGGCATCACTCTCTTCTAGTAATAAAGGGGCCGGTCATGGTGTCCTTTCTGGTGGCGCTCGCGCTGTGCTACGTGCTCATCAAGATTCCTTTCTGGATTTTGGGGTCGATTCGTGGTGGCGGTCGGTCATCGATGCTCGCCAGTCTCGTGCGTGGCGTCATTGCCTATAAGACGTTCGGATTGCTCGCCCGAGGTGGCGGGGGAGGCGGCGGCGCTGCACTGAAGCGCCGCGTGACACCGTCGCAACCACCTGATCCATTTGCCAAGTCGATAGCAGACGCGCACGGGCAGTACGTGCTCCCGCTCAATGTCAAACGGACTCGGGCGCGGAAATCCGCGAATAGCCGTCCTGACCCAAAGCCGCGGGTGAACCGCTCGAGGGCGCAGCGGGGAGATGTCGAACAGCAGCGCGACCTGCCGCAGGGTGAGGTTGGTGCGGTAGTAGACCGCGACCAGCAGCACCCGGTCATCCAACGACAACCCCCACCGGCGGCCGGCGCCGGTCTGCTCGGCGCCGCGACGGCGCACGATGCCCACCAGCTTGCCGAACTGCCGCACCGACAACCCGGTGAACGTCGGTATCCACCCCGGCTGATCAACCCCGATCACCTGCAACAGCACATGATCCACTACCCGCCCCGAGCCGTGAATACGGGACAACCTTTAGCGGTGGCGTCCCAGCCGGGTGGTCGACTCGATACCCCGGCGAGCGATCCGGGCGATGATTCCTCTCCGACGCAACGCGTGTCGGCAGACCGGATAGTCGTAGCCCTTGTCGGCGTGCAGCTTGCGCGGCCGACGTCGAGGCCGTCCGGCAGACCCTCTGACCGGCGCAACCGCATCGATCACCGTCTGAAGTTCCCGGTGATCGTTGCGGTTGGCCGCGGAGATGACCACGGCCAGCGGGATGCCACTGCGGTCGCTCATCGCGTGGATCTTCGAGCCGGGCTTGCCTCGATCCACCGGGCTGGGGCCGGTCAGGTCCCCCTTTTGCCCGCCCGGATATGCATGCTGTCCACCGACGCCCGGGACCAGTCGATCGCTCCAGCGGTGCCGAGCAGGTCCAGCAGTTCCTGGTGCAGCCGGGTGAACACGTCGGCTTGGGACCACTCGGTGAACCGGCGGTGTGCGGTGGCGCAGCTGACTCCGAACGAGGTGGGCAGCGCTGACCAGGCGCACCCGGTTTGCAGCACGTACAGGATCGCGGCCAGCACCGCGCGGTCGTCCAGCCGACGCCGACCTCCGCCCTGGTGGCGTTGCGGCGCTTCGGGCAACAGCGAACGCGCCAGCAGCCACAACGGCTCCGGACACCACTTCTCCACATCGCTCACAGTTGATCAACGATATCCCCCTCCCAAGGGCACACCCAAATGAGATGCGGTCTAAACCGCACGGCGGCGGGGTCCGGGTGCTCGGCGTGCCCACCGTCGCGGACAGGATCGCCCAAACAGTGGTGGCCGCGAGACTGGAGGCCAAGGTCGAGCCGATCTTCCATCCGGACTCCTACGGCTACCGACCGAACCGGTCGGCCCTGGACGCGGTCGCGGCATGCCGCAGGCGCTGCTGGAA is a window of Saccharopolyspora erythraea NRRL 2338 DNA encoding:
- a CDS encoding pilin, which codes for MFLTLGGLRYVASNGEPGELEKAKQALRNAGIGYLLTALAPVLVDILRQIVGA
- a CDS encoding transposase encodes the protein MPEAPQRHQGGGRRRLDDRAVLAAILYVLQTGCAWSALPTSFGVSCATAHRRFTEWSQADVFTRLHQELLDLLGTAGAIDWSRASVDSMHIRAGKRGT
- a CDS encoding IS5/IS1182 family transposase encodes the protein MDRGKPGSKIHAMSDRSGIPLAVVISAANRNDHRELQTVIDAVAPVRGSAGRPRRRPRKLHADKGYDYPVCRHALRRRGIIARIARRGIESTTRLGRHR